The Mycolicibacterium doricum genome includes a region encoding these proteins:
- the trxA gene encoding thioredoxin, which produces MTTQDITAERFNETIINNEIVLVDFWASWCGPCRAFAPTFAASSEKHPDVVHAKVDTEAEQQLAAAADIRSIPTLMAFKKGKLVFNQAGALPPAALEELVQKVKEFDIDAAMAEQENGQPE; this is translated from the coding sequence GTGACTACCCAAGACATCACCGCAGAGCGGTTCAACGAGACCATCATCAACAACGAGATCGTGCTCGTCGACTTCTGGGCGTCCTGGTGCGGGCCCTGTCGCGCCTTCGCGCCGACCTTCGCCGCCTCGTCCGAGAAGCATCCCGACGTCGTGCACGCAAAGGTCGACACCGAGGCCGAACAGCAGCTCGCCGCCGCGGCCGACATCCGTTCGATTCCCACTCTGATGGCCTTCAAGAAGGGCAAGCTGGTGTTCAACCAGGCCGGTGCCCTTCCGCCCGCCGCGCTCGAGGAGCTGGTGCAGAAGGTGAAGGAATTCGACATCGACGCCGCGATGGCCGAGCAGGAGAACGGTCAGCCGGAGTGA
- a CDS encoding ABC-F family ATP-binding cassette domain-containing protein: MITATDLEVRAGARTLLYTEGTTLRVQPGDRIGLVGRNGAGKTTTMRILAGEGEPYAGTVTRSGQVGYLPQDPREGDLDVLARDRVLSARGLDTLLADLEKQQVLMAEVADDAARDKAVRRYGQLEERFAALGGYAAESEAGRICASLGLPDRVLTQSLRTLSGGQRRRVELARILFAAGDSGSGASGSDTTLLLDEPTNHLDADSITWLRDFLQNHTGGLVVISHDVDLLAAVVNRVWFLDAVRAEADVYNMTWQKYLDARATDEQRRRRERANAERKASALRAQAAKMGAKATKAVAAQNMLRRADRMMASLDEERVADKVARIKFPTPAPCGRTPLVVKGLTKNYGSLEVFTGVDLAIDRGSRVVVLGLNGAGKTTLLRLLAGVETPDAGGLQAGHGLKMGYFAQEHDTLDGQASVWENIRHAAPDTGEQELRGLLGAFMFSGPQLEQPAGTLSGGEKTRLALAGLVASTANVLLLDEPTNNLDPASREQVLDALRSYQGAVVLVTHDPGAAEALEPQRVVLLPDGTEDYWSEEYRELIELA; this comes from the coding sequence GTGATCACCGCAACGGACCTGGAGGTCCGCGCCGGGGCGCGCACGCTGCTCTACACCGAGGGCACGACGCTGCGCGTGCAGCCCGGCGACCGGATAGGCCTCGTCGGACGCAACGGCGCGGGGAAGACCACCACCATGCGTATTCTCGCCGGCGAAGGGGAGCCCTACGCCGGCACGGTCACCCGCAGCGGGCAGGTCGGCTACTTGCCGCAGGACCCCCGCGAAGGCGACCTCGATGTGCTGGCCAGGGACCGGGTGCTCTCGGCGCGTGGGCTCGACACGCTGCTCGCCGACCTCGAGAAGCAGCAGGTCCTGATGGCAGAGGTGGCCGACGACGCCGCCCGCGACAAAGCGGTGCGCCGGTACGGCCAGCTGGAAGAGCGCTTCGCCGCGCTTGGCGGCTATGCGGCCGAGAGTGAAGCCGGCCGCATCTGCGCGAGCCTTGGACTGCCCGACCGGGTGCTGACCCAGTCGCTGCGCACGCTCTCGGGCGGTCAGCGGCGCCGGGTGGAACTGGCGCGCATCCTGTTCGCCGCCGGCGACAGCGGTTCTGGTGCTTCAGGCTCTGACACCACACTGCTGCTCGACGAGCCGACCAACCACCTTGACGCGGATTCCATCACGTGGCTTCGGGACTTCCTGCAGAACCACACCGGCGGGCTGGTCGTGATCAGCCACGACGTGGACCTGCTCGCCGCGGTGGTCAACCGGGTATGGTTCCTCGACGCGGTCCGCGCCGAGGCCGACGTCTACAACATGACCTGGCAGAAATACCTCGACGCCAGGGCCACCGACGAGCAGCGCAGGCGCCGGGAGCGGGCCAACGCCGAGCGCAAGGCCTCCGCACTGCGGGCGCAGGCCGCCAAGATGGGTGCCAAGGCCACCAAAGCTGTTGCCGCTCAGAATATGTTGCGTCGGGCCGACCGGATGATGGCGTCGCTGGACGAGGAACGGGTGGCCGACAAGGTGGCGCGGATCAAGTTCCCCACACCGGCGCCGTGCGGTCGCACGCCACTGGTGGTGAAGGGCCTCACCAAGAACTACGGGTCGCTCGAGGTGTTCACCGGCGTCGACCTGGCGATCGACCGCGGTTCCCGGGTCGTCGTCCTCGGGCTCAACGGCGCGGGCAAGACCACGCTGCTGCGTCTGCTGGCCGGGGTGGAGACCCCCGACGCCGGAGGTCTGCAGGCCGGACACGGGCTGAAGATGGGCTACTTCGCCCAGGAACACGACACCCTCGACGGCCAGGCGAGCGTGTGGGAGAACATCCGGCACGCCGCCCCCGACACCGGTGAGCAGGAGCTGCGCGGGCTCCTCGGTGCGTTCATGTTCAGCGGGCCGCAGCTGGAGCAGCCGGCGGGCACGCTCTCCGGTGGTGAGAAGACGCGATTGGCGCTGGCCGGTCTGGTCGCGTCCACGGCCAACGTGCTGTTGCTCGACGAACCCACCAACAACCTCGACCCGGCCTCCCGTGAGCAGGTCCTCGACGCCCTGCGCAGCTACCAGGGCGCCGTCGTGCTCGTCACCCACGACCCCGGTGCCGCCGAGGCACTCGAACCGCAGCGCGTGGTGCTGCTTCCCGACGGCACCGAGGACTACTGGTCCGAGGAGTACCGCGAGCTCATCGAGCTCGCCTAG
- a CDS encoding helix-turn-helix domain-containing protein, with amino-acid sequence MKKSEKSREELLNELRAEYEAGASIRALVAKTGRSYGSIHSMLRESGATMRSRGGPNHRSRRSSVS; translated from the coding sequence ATGAAGAAATCGGAAAAATCCCGGGAAGAACTCCTCAACGAGTTGCGGGCCGAATACGAGGCGGGCGCGAGCATCCGCGCACTGGTGGCAAAAACCGGGCGATCCTACGGCTCTATCCACAGCATGCTGCGAGAATCTGGCGCGACGATGCGCAGCCGGGGCGGGCCGAATCACCGTTCGCGTCGTTCCAGCGTCAGCTGA
- a CDS encoding TetR/AcrR family transcriptional regulator: MPRVTDDHLAARRRQILDGARRCFARYGYDKATVRRLEDTIGLSRGAIFHHFRDKDTLFFELAREDAERMADVASREGLIQVMRDLLAAPDQFDWLATRLEIARKLRNDPVFHQGWEERSAELSAATTARLHRQKEAGRLRDDVPSEVLQTYLDLVLDGLVARLASGDDPKKLGAVLDLVEASVRQQSPSVS, encoded by the coding sequence ATGCCCCGGGTCACCGACGACCATCTGGCGGCGCGCCGCCGCCAGATCCTCGACGGCGCCCGGCGCTGCTTCGCGCGGTACGGATACGACAAGGCGACCGTGCGGCGGCTCGAAGACACCATCGGGCTGTCGCGCGGCGCCATCTTCCACCACTTCCGAGACAAGGACACGCTGTTCTTCGAGCTCGCGCGTGAGGACGCCGAGCGGATGGCCGACGTCGCCTCCCGCGAGGGGTTGATCCAGGTGATGCGTGACCTGTTGGCGGCGCCCGATCAGTTCGACTGGTTGGCCACCCGGTTGGAAATCGCGCGCAAGCTGCGCAACGACCCGGTCTTCCATCAGGGCTGGGAGGAGCGCTCTGCCGAACTCTCCGCCGCCACCACGGCCCGCCTGCACCGGCAGAAGGAGGCTGGCCGGCTACGCGACGACGTCCCCAGCGAGGTGCTACAGACCTACCTGGATCTGGTTCTGGACGGGCTGGTCGCGCGGCTCGCCTCCGGCGACGACCCCAAGAAGCTGGGCGCGGTGCTCGACCTCGTCGAAGCGTCGGTGCGCCAGCAGAGCCCCAGCGTCAGCTGA
- the acnA gene encoding aconitate hydratase AcnA: MSSKDSFGARDTLTVGDKSYEIYRLDAVPGTEKLPYSLKVLAENLLRTEDGANITKDHIEAIANWDPDADPSIEIQFTPARVIMQDFTGVPCIVDLATMREAVGELGGDPQKVNPLAPADLVIDHSVIADLFGTADAFERNVEIEYERNGERYQFLRWGQGAFDDFKVVPPGTGIVHQVNIEYLASVVMERDRVGETGGETVTVAYPDTCVGTDSHTTMENGLGVLGWGVGGIEAEAAMLGQPVSMLIPRVVGFKLTGERRAGVTATDVVLTVTEMLRKHGVVGKFVEFYGEGVAEVPLANRATLGNMSPEFGSTAAIFPIDDVTIDYLRMTGRADEQLALVEAYAKEQGMWHDPSREPKFSEYIELDLSDVVPSIAGPKRPQDRIALDDAKSAFRKDIHNYVTNGNSAPESRLDEAVEETFPGSDPVSLSFSDEVDEPAHSAAVGADGRPTNPVKVSSAERGEFIIDHGAVVIAAITSCTNTSNPEVMLGAALLAKSAVEKGLTTKPWVKTTMAPGSQVVTDYYDKAGLWPYLEKLGFFLVGYGCTTCIGNSGPLPEEISKAVNDNDLSVTAVLSGNRNFEGRINPDVKMNYLASPPLVIAYALAGSMDFDFENDCLGTDENGNQVFLKDIWPSQQDINDTIASAINTEMFKKNYADVFKGDDRWRNLPTPSGNTFEWAEDSTYVRKPPYFEGMPPAPEPVSDIVGARVLALLGDSVTTDHISPAGSIKPGTPAAQYLEEHGVEKKDYNSYGSRRGNHEVMIRGTFANIRLKNQLLDDVSGGYTRDFTNGGEQAFIYDAAQNYAEQGIPLVVLGGKEYGSGSSRDWAAKGTSLLGVRAVITESFERIHRSNLIGMGVIPLQFPEGESAASLKLDGTETFDITGIEALNVAGERSDGEARAKTPETVHVTATKPGGETVEFDAVVRIDTPGEADYYRNGGILQYVLRNMLGSK; encoded by the coding sequence GTGAGCAGCAAGGATTCTTTTGGAGCCCGTGACACCCTGACCGTCGGGGACAAGTCGTACGAGATCTACCGCCTCGACGCCGTTCCCGGCACGGAGAAACTGCCCTACAGCCTCAAGGTGCTCGCGGAGAACCTGCTGCGCACCGAGGACGGTGCCAACATCACCAAGGACCACATCGAGGCCATCGCGAACTGGGATCCCGACGCCGATCCCAGCATCGAGATCCAGTTCACCCCGGCGCGGGTCATCATGCAGGACTTCACCGGCGTGCCCTGCATCGTCGACCTCGCCACCATGCGGGAAGCGGTCGGCGAACTCGGCGGCGACCCGCAGAAGGTCAACCCCCTCGCACCGGCCGACCTCGTGATCGACCACTCGGTGATCGCCGACCTGTTCGGCACCGCCGACGCCTTCGAGCGCAACGTGGAGATCGAGTACGAGCGCAACGGCGAGCGCTACCAGTTCCTGCGCTGGGGACAGGGCGCCTTCGACGACTTCAAGGTCGTGCCGCCCGGCACCGGCATCGTGCACCAGGTCAACATCGAATACCTGGCCAGCGTCGTGATGGAGCGTGATCGGGTGGGAGAAACTGGGGGGGAAACGGTCACCGTGGCCTACCCCGACACCTGCGTGGGCACCGACTCCCACACCACGATGGAGAACGGTCTCGGCGTGCTCGGCTGGGGCGTCGGCGGTATCGAGGCCGAAGCCGCCATGCTGGGCCAGCCGGTGTCGATGCTCATTCCCCGTGTCGTCGGGTTCAAGCTCACCGGTGAGCGCCGCGCCGGCGTGACCGCCACCGACGTGGTGCTGACCGTCACCGAGATGCTGCGCAAGCACGGCGTGGTCGGCAAGTTCGTCGAGTTCTACGGCGAGGGGGTGGCGGAGGTGCCGCTAGCCAACCGCGCCACGCTGGGCAACATGAGCCCCGAATTCGGTTCCACCGCAGCGATCTTCCCGATCGACGACGTGACCATCGACTACCTGCGGATGACCGGCCGCGCCGACGAGCAGCTGGCCCTGGTGGAGGCGTACGCCAAGGAACAGGGCATGTGGCACGACCCTAGCCGCGAGCCGAAGTTCTCCGAGTACATCGAGCTGGATCTGTCCGACGTGGTGCCGTCGATCGCCGGACCGAAGCGCCCGCAGGACCGCATCGCGCTCGACGACGCGAAGTCCGCGTTCCGCAAGGACATCCACAACTACGTGACCAACGGCAACTCGGCTCCGGAAAGCCGGCTCGACGAAGCCGTCGAGGAGACGTTCCCGGGCAGTGATCCGGTGTCGCTGTCGTTCTCCGACGAGGTCGACGAACCCGCCCACTCCGCGGCCGTCGGCGCCGACGGCCGGCCCACCAACCCCGTGAAGGTCAGCTCCGCCGAGCGCGGTGAGTTCATCATCGACCACGGCGCCGTGGTGATCGCCGCGATCACCTCGTGCACGAACACCTCGAACCCGGAGGTGATGCTCGGCGCGGCGCTGCTCGCGAAAAGCGCCGTCGAGAAGGGCCTGACCACCAAGCCGTGGGTCAAGACCACGATGGCGCCTGGATCGCAGGTTGTCACCGACTACTACGACAAGGCGGGCCTGTGGCCGTATCTGGAGAAACTCGGCTTCTTCCTGGTCGGGTACGGCTGCACGACCTGCATCGGCAACAGCGGTCCCCTGCCCGAGGAGATCAGCAAGGCCGTCAACGACAATGACCTGTCGGTGACCGCGGTGCTGTCGGGTAACCGCAACTTCGAGGGCCGGATCAACCCGGACGTGAAGATGAACTACCTGGCGTCTCCGCCGCTGGTGATTGCCTACGCGCTGGCCGGCAGCATGGACTTCGACTTCGAGAACGACTGCCTGGGCACCGACGAGAACGGCAACCAGGTGTTCCTCAAGGACATCTGGCCGTCGCAGCAGGACATCAACGACACCATCGCCTCGGCCATCAACACGGAGATGTTCAAGAAGAACTACGCCGACGTGTTCAAGGGCGACGACCGGTGGCGCAACCTGCCCACCCCGAGCGGTAACACGTTCGAGTGGGCCGAGGATTCCACCTATGTGCGCAAACCTCCGTACTTCGAGGGGATGCCCCCCGCGCCTGAGCCGGTCAGCGACATCGTCGGCGCACGGGTTCTCGCGTTGCTGGGTGACTCGGTCACCACCGATCACATCTCCCCCGCGGGCAGCATCAAGCCGGGCACCCCGGCCGCGCAGTACCTGGAGGAACACGGCGTCGAGAAGAAGGATTACAACTCCTACGGATCGCGCCGCGGCAACCACGAGGTGATGATCCGGGGCACCTTCGCCAACATCCGGCTCAAGAACCAGCTGCTCGACGACGTCTCCGGCGGTTACACCCGTGACTTCACCAACGGTGGCGAGCAGGCGTTCATCTACGACGCCGCGCAGAACTACGCCGAGCAGGGCATCCCGCTGGTGGTGCTCGGCGGTAAGGAATACGGGTCAGGATCGTCGCGGGACTGGGCGGCCAAGGGCACGAGCCTGTTGGGCGTGCGCGCCGTCATCACCGAGTCGTTCGAACGCATCCACCGCTCGAACCTCATCGGCATGGGCGTCATCCCGCTGCAGTTCCCCGAGGGTGAGTCGGCCGCGTCGCTGAAACTCGACGGCACCGAGACGTTCGACATCACCGGTATCGAGGCACTCAACGTTGCAGGCGAGCGAAGCGACGGGGAAGCCAGAGCCAAGACCCCGGAGACGGTACACGTCACGGCGACCAAACCAGGCGGCGAGACGGTCGAATTCGACGCGGTGGTCCGCATCGACACCCCCGGTGAGGCCGACTACTACCGCAACGGCGGCATCCTGCAGTATGTGCTGCGCAACATGCTCGGGTCCAAGTAA
- a CDS encoding Rv1476 family membrane protein — translation MSAPEVVPFLPGFIPPDVDMTKVIADVGDDGVSAPGADEAALRQVVSEAHADGIDLKIVVIDTNPHIETPLRDIATEVGHAYPGSTVLAMSPSYAGTYSPVFDRVTLEAGQDLAKTGDPVQSSKNFVGQLTTPDFPWTALTIVLVLGVAGATAATRWLQIRGKRAAAAEIGTTESDQR, via the coding sequence GTGAGCGCGCCGGAGGTCGTACCTTTTCTGCCCGGGTTCATCCCGCCGGATGTCGACATGACCAAGGTGATCGCCGACGTGGGTGACGACGGCGTCAGCGCACCCGGCGCCGACGAGGCGGCGTTGCGACAGGTGGTCTCCGAGGCCCACGCCGACGGGATCGACCTCAAGATCGTCGTCATCGACACCAACCCGCACATCGAAACGCCGCTGCGCGACATCGCTACCGAGGTGGGCCACGCGTATCCGGGGTCGACGGTCCTGGCGATGAGCCCGTCGTACGCTGGCACCTACAGTCCGGTCTTCGATCGGGTGACACTCGAGGCCGGTCAGGATCTGGCCAAGACCGGTGATCCGGTCCAGTCATCGAAGAATTTCGTCGGGCAACTCACCACTCCGGATTTCCCGTGGACCGCATTGACGATTGTCCTTGTATTAGGGGTCGCGGGCGCTACGGCGGCGACGCGGTGGTTACAGATTCGAGGCAAACGGGCCGCGGCGGCCGAAATCGGGACTACCGAGTCTGACCAGCGCTGA
- the ripA gene encoding NlpC/P60 family peptidoglycan endopeptidase RipA, whose amino-acid sequence MRRTARASASRLLGRMCALPLTVGMLMSAALWSGAPGSADTDHVATLVAAVANANQKLYDLGAAVQSTQEGVNKAILEVQNARDTAATAQRELEASRRGVEDANIAIAGAQQRFDTFAAATYVSGPSTSYVTAADPADVLHTASTAQTLEISSARVMDNLHRARTEQVNKESAARRAKQKADQAAADAEASYQAAVAALTEAQQNFGSQQAELERLSAERAAAQARLAEVRKASAPAVAAASAAPSAAPQAAASGVASNWDRAPGAPAPAAGNWDTAWDPTLPAIPSAFVSGDPIAIINAVLGIASTSAQVTSQMGRSFLQKMGLLPTPTGYTNGAIPRVYGRQATEYVIRRGMSQLGVPYSWGGGNASGPSRGIDQGANTVGFDCSGLVLYMFAGVGIKLDHYSGSQYNAGRKIPSSQMRRGDLISYGPNASQHIAVYLGDGQMLEAPYTGSVVKVSPVRTSGMTPYATRLIEW is encoded by the coding sequence ATGAGACGCACCGCTCGCGCCTCCGCTTCCCGGCTTCTCGGCCGGATGTGCGCGTTGCCTCTGACCGTCGGAATGCTGATGTCCGCGGCGCTGTGGAGTGGAGCTCCGGGATCGGCGGACACCGACCACGTCGCAACCCTGGTGGCCGCGGTCGCCAACGCCAACCAGAAGCTGTACGACCTGGGTGCCGCCGTGCAGAGCACGCAGGAAGGTGTCAACAAGGCGATCCTCGAGGTGCAGAACGCCCGCGATACTGCCGCGACCGCCCAGCGCGAGCTCGAGGCCAGCCGGCGGGGCGTCGAAGATGCCAACATCGCGATCGCCGGCGCGCAGCAGAGATTCGACACTTTCGCCGCCGCCACCTACGTCAGTGGTCCGTCGACGTCGTACGTGACCGCTGCCGACCCCGCCGACGTCCTGCACACCGCGTCGACCGCGCAGACCCTGGAGATCAGTTCGGCGCGGGTGATGGACAACCTGCACCGGGCGCGCACCGAACAGGTCAACAAGGAGTCGGCCGCGCGACGGGCCAAGCAGAAGGCCGACCAGGCCGCCGCCGACGCCGAGGCCAGCTACCAGGCGGCCGTCGCCGCGCTGACCGAGGCTCAGCAGAACTTCGGGAGCCAGCAGGCCGAACTGGAGCGCCTCAGCGCCGAGCGTGCCGCCGCCCAGGCCCGGCTCGCCGAGGTCCGCAAGGCCTCGGCGCCCGCGGTGGCGGCCGCTTCCGCAGCACCGTCGGCCGCTCCGCAGGCCGCCGCATCCGGTGTCGCCTCGAACTGGGATCGCGCACCGGGCGCCCCGGCACCGGCCGCCGGCAACTGGGACACCGCATGGGATCCCACGCTGCCCGCCATTCCGAGCGCCTTCGTCAGCGGCGATCCGATCGCGATCATCAACGCCGTGCTCGGTATCGCCTCGACGTCGGCCCAGGTGACCTCACAGATGGGCCGCAGCTTCCTGCAGAAGATGGGCCTGCTGCCCACGCCCACCGGTTACACCAACGGCGCGATCCCGCGGGTCTACGGCCGACAGGCCACCGAGTACGTGATCCGGCGCGGCATGTCGCAACTGGGTGTGCCGTACTCGTGGGGCGGCGGCAACGCTTCGGGCCCGAGCCGCGGTATCGACCAGGGTGCCAACACCGTCGGGTTCGACTGTTCCGGGCTGGTCCTGTACATGTTCGCCGGCGTCGGCATCAAGCTGGACCACTACTCCGGCTCGCAGTACAACGCCGGCCGCAAAATTCCGTCGTCGCAGATGCGGCGCGGCGACCTGATCTCCTATGGACCCAACGCCAGCCAGCACATCGCGGTGTACCTCGGCGACGGCCAAATGCTCGAGGCCCCGTACACCGGGTCGGTGGTCAAGGTCTCGCCGGTCCGCACGAGCGGCATGACTCCGTATGCGACCCGACTAATCGAATGGTGA
- the ripB gene encoding NlpC/P60 family peptidoglycan endopeptidase RipB: MTSLVLLVSVVALLFGLATPAAAEPDDGQWDPTLPKLLSAGAPGDPLAIANASLAATAQATQATMDLGRKFLSSIGLGGAEPTAAAAGRVRGPQAIEYVIRRGASQMGTPYSWGGGKPNGPSRGIDSGANTVGYDCSGFTQFSYAGVGVLIPKYSGDQYNTGRKVPVSQAKRGDLLFWGPGGSQHVAMYLGNGQLLESASSAGKVSVAPLRTSGLQPYAARIIES; encoded by the coding sequence ATGACAAGCCTTGTGCTATTGGTGTCGGTGGTGGCCCTGCTGTTCGGTCTCGCCACGCCGGCAGCCGCGGAACCCGACGACGGTCAATGGGACCCCACGCTGCCCAAACTGCTCAGCGCCGGCGCGCCCGGCGATCCGCTGGCCATCGCCAACGCCTCGCTGGCGGCCACTGCACAAGCCACCCAGGCGACCATGGACCTGGGCCGCAAGTTCCTGTCGAGCATCGGGCTGGGCGGGGCGGAGCCGACCGCTGCGGCCGCCGGCCGCGTGCGTGGTCCGCAGGCCATCGAGTACGTGATCCGGCGGGGCGCCTCGCAGATGGGCACGCCGTATTCCTGGGGCGGCGGCAAGCCGAACGGCCCGAGCCGCGGTATCGATTCCGGCGCCAACACCGTGGGCTACGACTGTTCGGGTTTCACCCAGTTCTCGTACGCGGGAGTCGGCGTCCTGATCCCCAAGTACTCGGGTGACCAATACAACACCGGGCGCAAGGTGCCGGTGTCGCAGGCCAAACGCGGCGACCTGTTGTTCTGGGGACCGGGCGGCAGCCAGCACGTGGCGATGTACCTCGGCAACGGGCAGTTGCTAGAGTCCGCCAGCAGCGCCGGCAAGGTCTCCGTCGCCCCGTTGCGGACAAGCGGTCTGCAGCCGTACGCAGCCCGCATCATCGAATCCTGA
- the moxR1 gene encoding chaperone MoxR1, producing MTSPSGPPQGAGGYSGPNPAQGYPAGSHAAPQTPAGAQNPAPQNNGGLHSEVHTLERAVFEVKRIIVGQDRLVERMLVGLLAKGHVLLEGVPGVAKTLAVETFAKVVGGTFARIQFTPDLVPTDIIGTRIFRQGKEEFDIELGPVVVNFLLADEINRAPAKVQSALLEVMAERKISIGGKTFPLPQPFLVMATQNPIEQEGVYALPEAQRDRFLFKLNIDYPSPEEEREIIYRMGVKAPQPKQILATGDLLRLQDVAANTFVHHALVDYVVRIVTATREPEKFGMPDAKSWIAYGASPRASLGIIAAARALALIRGRDYVVPQDVVEVIPDVLRHRLVLTYDALADEVSAETVINRIMQTVALPQVNAIPQQGPSAPPAVPAGAGVAGGR from the coding sequence ATGACGTCACCGAGTGGGCCGCCGCAGGGCGCCGGAGGTTATTCCGGTCCGAACCCGGCGCAGGGGTATCCCGCCGGCTCCCACGCAGCGCCGCAGACTCCCGCCGGTGCGCAGAACCCCGCCCCACAGAACAACGGTGGCCTGCATTCCGAGGTGCACACGCTGGAGCGGGCGGTCTTCGAGGTCAAGCGGATCATCGTCGGGCAGGACCGGCTGGTCGAGCGGATGCTCGTCGGCCTGCTCGCCAAGGGGCACGTCCTGCTCGAGGGCGTCCCGGGTGTCGCCAAGACGCTGGCGGTCGAGACCTTCGCCAAGGTGGTCGGCGGCACGTTCGCGCGCATCCAGTTCACCCCCGACCTGGTGCCCACCGACATCATCGGTACCCGCATCTTCCGCCAGGGCAAGGAGGAGTTCGACATCGAGCTCGGACCCGTGGTCGTGAACTTCCTGTTGGCCGACGAGATCAACCGCGCCCCGGCGAAAGTGCAGTCCGCACTGCTCGAGGTGATGGCCGAACGCAAGATCTCCATCGGCGGAAAAACCTTCCCGCTGCCGCAGCCCTTCCTGGTCATGGCGACCCAGAACCCGATCGAGCAGGAGGGCGTGTACGCGCTGCCCGAGGCGCAGCGCGACCGCTTCCTGTTCAAGCTCAACATCGACTACCCGTCGCCCGAGGAAGAGCGCGAGATCATCTACCGGATGGGTGTGAAGGCCCCGCAGCCCAAGCAGATCCTCGCCACCGGTGACCTGCTGCGTCTGCAGGACGTCGCGGCCAACACCTTCGTGCACCACGCACTGGTCGACTACGTCGTCCGCATCGTCACCGCCACCCGTGAACCCGAGAAGTTCGGGATGCCCGACGCCAAGTCGTGGATCGCCTACGGGGCCTCCCCGCGTGCGTCGCTGGGCATCATCGCCGCGGCCCGCGCGCTGGCGCTGATCCGCGGCCGCGACTACGTCGTCCCGCAGGATGTCGTCGAGGTGATCCCGGACGTGCTGCGCCACCGCCTGGTGCTGACCTACGATGCGCTGGCCGACGAGGTCTCGGCGGAGACGGTCATCAATCGCATCATGCAGACCGTAGCGCTGCCGCAGGTGAACGCCATTCCGCAACAAGGTCCTTCGGCACCGCCCGCGGTCCCGGCCGGAGCGGGTGTGGCGGGCGGTCGGTGA
- a CDS encoding DUF58 domain-containing protein — protein MTSSEGRSVDLPSLQRGQIRDPALSAALRKLELTVRRKLDGVLHGDHLGLIPGPGSEPGESRIYQPGDDVRRMDWSVTARTTVPHVREMIADRELETWLVVDMSASLDFGTAGCEKRDLAVAAAAAITFLNSGGGNRIGAIIANGESVRRVPALSGRMHEQEMLRTIATMPKAPTGVRGDLAAAIDALRRPERRRGMAVIISDFLGPINWMRPLRAIAGRHEVLGIEVLDPRDVELPEVGDVVLQDAETGVTREFTIDHQLREDFERAAAAHRAEVARTLRRCDAPLLSLRTDRDWIADVVKFVASRRRGAMAGR, from the coding sequence GTGACCTCCTCGGAGGGCCGTTCGGTCGATTTGCCGTCGCTGCAGCGTGGCCAGATCCGCGATCCCGCGCTGTCGGCGGCGTTGCGCAAGCTGGAACTCACCGTCCGGCGCAAGCTCGACGGCGTCCTCCATGGCGACCACCTCGGCCTCATCCCCGGTCCGGGTTCCGAACCGGGGGAGTCGCGCATCTACCAGCCCGGCGACGACGTCCGCCGGATGGACTGGTCGGTGACCGCGCGCACCACGGTCCCACATGTGCGCGAGATGATCGCCGACCGCGAGTTGGAGACGTGGCTGGTGGTCGACATGTCGGCCAGCCTCGACTTCGGCACCGCGGGTTGCGAGAAGCGCGACCTCGCGGTGGCCGCCGCCGCCGCGATCACCTTCCTCAACAGCGGGGGCGGCAACCGGATCGGCGCCATCATCGCCAACGGCGAATCCGTGCGGCGGGTGCCTGCGCTGTCGGGGCGCATGCACGAGCAGGAGATGCTGCGGACCATCGCCACCATGCCCAAGGCGCCGACCGGCGTGCGGGGCGACCTGGCCGCGGCGATCGACGCGCTGCGCCGTCCCGAACGCAGGCGGGGGATGGCGGTGATCATTAGCGACTTCCTCGGTCCGATCAACTGGATGCGCCCGCTGCGGGCGATCGCCGGTCGCCACGAGGTGCTGGGCATCGAGGTGCTCGATCCGCGCGACGTCGAGCTGCCCGAGGTCGGCGACGTCGTGCTGCAGGACGCCGAGACCGGGGTGACACGCGAGTTCACCATCGACCACCAACTGCGTGAGGATTTCGAGCGGGCGGCCGCCGCGCACCGGGCCGAGGTGGCCCGCACGCTGCGGCGCTGCGACGCCCCGCTGCTGAGCCTGCGCACCGACCGTGACTGGATCGCCGACGTGGTGAAGTTCGTGGCGAGCCGCCGGCGCGGAGCCATGGCCGGCCGGTAG